GGGCAGAGTTTGATCCAGGGGATGTCCGGGTAAGTCTGGCCGGGGTGGAGATATTCGCCCGGGGCAGACCAACTGATATTGACCGGGACCGGGTTTTTGAACCCCTGCTAAAGAGTCCTGACATAAAAATCAGCATTGACCTGGGGGCGGGTGAAGGTTGTTTTAACCTTTTGGCTTCGGATCTGACCGAGAAATATGTCCAGATCAATGCCCACTACAGAACCTGAGTAAACGCAAATAGCGCAAACAAAAGAACAGGCTGATGAATACCATGAATATCGAACGCTTAGCCCATTTTCTGCATGAGGTGGGCATGCTCAAAAGAACACCCAGGAGCGGATATCAGTTTTTGGGAACAGGCCAGGAAAATGTTGCAGAGCATTCATTCCGGACTGCTGTTATCGGGTACGTACTGGCCGGGCTGGCTGGGGCGGATCAGGCCAGAACGGTCTTTATGTGTCTTTTTCATGACCTGCATGAATCAAGGGTGGGGGACATGAATTATGTCAATCGGATGTACAACAGCACCGATGACCGCCAAGCTCTGTCTGATGCCCTGCAGGGAACCGGCCTGGAGAAAGAGGTGCTGGGTCTTTTTGATGACCTGGAAGAAGTGGAAAGTCTGGAAGCAGCCCTGGCCCAGGATGCGGATCAGCTGGATCTGATCCTGAACCTCAAGGAGCAGCAGGATCTGGGCAATAAGTACGCCAGCAAGTGGCTGGAATGCGCCAAGGAACGCTTGCGAACCAGCCAGGGCCGTGATCTGGGAGATAAAATCCTTGAGGCCGACCATACGGACTGGTGGTTCAATGGTCCGGATAAGTCATGGTGGGTCAGAAGAAACGGGAAAGAATAAAAGATGGCTAAACCCAGTGTCCAGGGTATAAAGATAATCGCCCAGAACAAAAAGGTCCGAAGATTTTACGAAATCATGGAGACCATTGAAGCCGGGATCTCCCTGACCGGTTCAGAGGTGAAGTCCCTTCGAGCCGGACAGGTGAGCTTTAAGGACGGGTACGTCAAATTTGAAAAGGGTGAGGCGTTTTTGGTGGACGTTCATGTGGCCCCCTATGAAAATGCAGGCTATGCCCAGCATAATCCGGAAAGAATCCGTAAACTTCTGCTCCATAAAAGGGAGATTGCCAGACTGATGGGCAAGGTTGAGCAAAAAGGGCTGACTGTTGTTCCCCTGAAAATGTACTTTAAAAAAGGCATGGTCAAGGTGGAACTGGCCCTGGCCAGGGGGCTCAAGCTGTTTGACCAGAGGGAGGAACTCAAGAGGAGAGCGGTTAAACGGGACATGGACCGGGAAATGGCCAGGCATAAATAGCCCCTGGTCCAGGAGGATGGTCAAGTGTGCTGAAAAGACTTCTTTTGCCGGGGTTAATGCATCTGGCAGTCATCTGTCCGGCTTATTTTTTTCCGGTCCAGGAAGCCGGAGCAGGAGAAGTCCCAGGGGAAACAGCTGGAGCATACTACAGCCTGAGTGTGGAAAATGATCTTTTTGCCAACCGGGACCGCAGATATACCAGCGGGGTGAGGATCTCCACCTTAAGGGCTGAAGAACGCCTGCCAAAAGTGTTCAGCCGGAACCTGGACAAGATTCCCTTTTTCCCGGAGCACGGCAAAAAACGCTTTGGCTTTCAGCTGGGCCAGAGCATGTTCACTTCTGACGACATCACCCAGAGCAGTCCCCCAGAGAATGAACGACCATACGCAGGCTGGCTGTATACCACCATGGAAGTCAGCTCTGATACCGGACAGCAGCTGGACCAGTTCCAGATAACCCTGGGGGTGATCGGAAGACACTCCCTGGCCGAAGAATCTCAGAGAAGGGTCCATAAAATTACTGGATCGCCCGATCCCAAAGGCTGGCATACTCAGCTCAAGTCCGAACCGGGCATTGTATTCTCTTATCAGCGCAAGTGGAAACAGGGCCGGGAGTTTTTGGAGCTGGCCGGGATGG
This genomic window from Desulfonatronovibrio hydrogenovorans DSM 9292 contains:
- a CDS encoding HD domain-containing protein; its protein translation is MNTMNIERLAHFLHEVGMLKRTPRSGYQFLGTGQENVAEHSFRTAVIGYVLAGLAGADQARTVFMCLFHDLHESRVGDMNYVNRMYNSTDDRQALSDALQGTGLEKEVLGLFDDLEEVESLEAALAQDADQLDLILNLKEQQDLGNKYASKWLECAKERLRTSQGRDLGDKILEADHTDWWFNGPDKSWWVRRNGKE
- the smpB gene encoding SsrA-binding protein SmpB, which produces MAKPSVQGIKIIAQNKKVRRFYEIMETIEAGISLTGSEVKSLRAGQVSFKDGYVKFEKGEAFLVDVHVAPYENAGYAQHNPERIRKLLLHKREIARLMGKVEQKGLTVVPLKMYFKKGMVKVELALARGLKLFDQREELKRRAVKRDMDREMARHK
- a CDS encoding lipid A deacylase LpxR family protein — protein: MLKRLLLPGLMHLAVICPAYFFPVQEAGAGEVPGETAGAYYSLSVENDLFANRDRRYTSGVRISTLRAEERLPKVFSRNLDKIPFFPEHGKKRFGFQLGQSMFTSDDITQSSPPENERPYAGWLYTTMEVSSDTGQQLDQFQITLGVIGRHSLAEESQRRVHKITGSPDPKGWHTQLKSEPGIVFSYQRKWKQGREFLELAGMGLDFSPHVGVAAGNVFTHLAAGGIVRAGFDLPDDYGPPLISPSMAGSNFFVPTNRFGWYVFAGFEGRAVARNIFLDGNTFRSSRSVDKKYFVGDIMGGAVLTFSRMRLAYTHVLRTREFDGQDGKDTYGALTLTARF